Within the Borrelia parkeri genome, the region TCACTTGTTGCTGATGAAAACACACCTGTTGATTCAATTACAACATCAACTCCAAGGTTGCCCCAAGGAAGGTTTTTTGGATCGCGTTCAGCAATAATTTTTATTTCTTTTCCATCTACTATAATTGCTCCATCTCTTGCTTCTACTTTTTTATTATATATTCCAAAAGTTGAATCATATTTTAAAAGATGAGCAAGTGTTTTAGGATCTGTTAAGTCATTTATTGCAATAACTTCAATTCCTCTCTCAAAAGCAATTTTAAAAACATTTCTACCTATACGCCCAAAGCCATTAATAGCTAGCTTCATACAACTCCTCCATCTATTTTGTATTATCTATTAGAATTATTAAATCATAAATTAATTAACCACAAGTGTCAAACTATTTTTTTATAAAAACTGTATATCCTTCCTGAATATAATCTCTTAAAAGAGTAGGTGCTTTTAAAAGCCCTCTGGAAATGTAATCACCAATCTCTTCAATAGAAATTTCACCTAAAATATCCGACTTACTATAGCTAATAAAACTAGAACTATCACTAGTATACTTTAAAGCTCCTTCTTTAAGAACTAAAAAAACATCACCTTTTTTCACATCATTCACATGTCCAAGATTAATGAGAACATCATCTCTCTTAATCTGAAGGATCTCTCCCTTTTTAGGTAAATAATCATTAAAATCTCTAGAAAAAGAACTTAAAATATCACTTAAATACAGAACTCCTCCAGAATTATAATCGAAAGACTTAACTTTAACACCCGTCTTACCTGAAAAAATATCTACTCTTAAATTAGCCGAATTTTTAAAAACATCTACATCAAGATCGAACATCAAAAACAAATCAAGATTATTATTCCTTGCATAAGAAAATTCTTCAGAAAAACTACTTACCAAATAATCTTTATCTTTATTATAATCGAATCTATAATTAACTACTTCTATATTTAAATTACGATCAAGTATTCTCTCAGCATATTTTAAAATTAAATCATTTGCACCAAAAACCTTGTTCTCATTTTGAGTAAAAATACCTACTCTATAAACTGTTTGATTATTATAAAGCCTATTTAAATCACCAATGGTCTTATAACCATATTTAAAAAATAAAGAACTTCTAATCTCAAATGCAACTACATCATAAAAATCTAAAATTTTAGTATCTGTAACCTTTCTATGCTCTATTAAATAATATAGTTCCTCATAAGCCATCACATCTAATTTCATAAATTTATAAATTTTAGCAAGTAAAAACCTAGCACTATCATTATCAGGATAAATATCAATAGCATTCCTTACATTAAATACTGCTCTATCTAAGTTTAAATTTTTAAAAGCCTTTAATCCCTCATTTTCATATCTTTTAGAAATTCCTATATTAGCACCATTATTTTTTTGAAACGAACTCCTAAAATTAGATACAAAAAAACTTTCTTCAAGAGCTATATCATAAAATTCCAAGTCCTTTTTCATACTCTTAGATCTCTCAAAGTTTAAAACGGCTTTATCAACTTTTTCAAGCTTCAAATAAGAATAACCAAGCAAATAATAAAGTTCATCAGAATTTTGATCAACAAGTATTGCCTTTTGAAGAAAATCGGTTGCATCTTCATACTTAGACTGATATAAATAAACAAGGGCAAGTAAACGATAAGCATCAACAAGTCCAAAATCTCTATAAGTAGTTCTTACTAACATTAAGTAATTTTGAGCATATTTCTCAGCAACTCCTAAACTATTAGTCTTAATAGAAAATTCTGCCACCCTTTTATGAAAATCTGGCAAAGAAGTAAAATTACCCCTTACTTTGTTTATTAAATGCTGCGCCTTATCATTCATGTTTAATTTTTCATAAATGCTCATAAGACGCTCAAATGCATTATAATTTGTCTGATTATACTCAAGAATAGATAGATAATAATTAGCAGCTGCAATAAGCAATCCTTCTTCCTCAAAAATTGAAGCAAGTCCCACTAAAGCATCAATATTATTTTTTTGCTTTGCTAAAACTTCCGAATAAAATTTCTTAGCCTGTGCTGTTCCATTATTTTTAAGCAATATATTCGCATAAAGAATCTTATATTCAGTATCACCATTTGACATTTTATAGGCTTTCTCTATAAAAAACTGAGCCTGATTATATATCTTCAATAGATAATAAATTTCTGCAATAAACTTATATGCCTCATAATAATTAGGATTAATCTTTACAGCCTCAAGAAGTTCGTCAATAGCATCATAATATTTTTGCATAAGATAATATGTTTGTGCCTTTTGATAATATTTGATTGCGGTTGTAGTATCACCTATTAAACTCCCAAAATTTAAATTAAAAATTAAAAGCATTGTCAAAAATCTCTTCAAATTCATAAACCTTCCTTCTGGGAAATTTTTATTACTTTAATGTTTCTTTGATGCATATTTTTAATGGTAAATGTTAAATTATTATATTTTATTTTCTCATTTTTCAAAGGAATCCTTCCGAATAAATCATAAACAAATCCCCCAAGAGTATCAAAGTCCCCATCTGGAAGACTTAATCCAAGCTTTTCATTTAAATCTTCAATCAAAACTCTAGCGGTACAAAGATAACTCCCATCATCAAGAGGTACTATTTCATCAAGCTCATTATCAAACTCATCTTGAATATCTCCTACAATCTCCTCAAGAATATCTTCAAGAGTGACAAGACCTGCAACTCCCCCATATTCATCAACTACAATAGCAATATGAACATGATTTTCCTGGAACTCTTTTAAAAGTGAATCAATCTTCTTACTCTCAGGAACAAACATAACCTTTCGCATAATATCTCTTAGATCTATTTCATAAAAATCTCTCTTCCACATATGCAAAAGTATATCTTTCGTATGAATTATCCCAATAATATCATCTATTGTTTCTCTATAAACGGGAAATCTTGAATGATTGCTAGATGTCACAACTTTTAAAATTTCATCTTTACTCCCAGAATAATCAACAAAAACCACACTTATTCTTGGAATCATAATTTCCTTAACAATTGTTTCCTTTAGAGAATTAAAATTCTTAAGCAAAGATGTTTCAAATTTTGACTTTTCCTCAATATTTTTACAATCATCATCTCTTATTTTTTTATTTTTAAAACTCAAAAACTTGAACATCAAAATACCCTTCTGGTTTCTCTTAAAACTTTCTCCTGAATAATTAACATCTCTTCATTTTGGAAGTCATTTGTTTTGTGAGTATATCCTATTAAATGTAAAATACCATGTATAGTATTCCTTTGAAGCTCATCGTACAGTTCAACATTAAACTCCAAAGAACTAAACTCTAAATATTCAAGAGATATTATAAGATCACCTTGTATTTTATGATCTATTTGTCCACTCTCTTCAAGATAATTAAAAGAGAGAACATCAGTAGGTTCGGATTTTTGTCTAAATTGACTATTTAACTTTTGAATGTACTCATTATTACACAAGATAACAGAAAGTTCATATTCTTTAATATAAAGAAAATCTAGAACAGATAAAATAAAATTATAATAAGCATCCCAATGTTTAAACTCAACACCTTCTGCCCATAAGTTTAACTCTTCTTTTATCAATTCACTATATCCTAGAATAATTATAACTTAAAAAAATATTATATAAACAGACAAGATTTTAATTTTTTATTAAAATTCTTTACACATGCTAAACTTTAAATAAATCTTTAATTGCATCTTCAAAAGAATCTTTTTGAATAAAACCAACAGAAACCTTTGGCTTTTCTCCAACAGGAACAAAAATAATAGTAGGAAGACTTTGAACACCAAGCGCCATAGAAATTTCCTGTTCTTTATCAGTATTGATTTTATAAAAATCAATCCTATCTCCATATTCTTTTGAAAGTTCATCATAAATCGGAGCAAGCATTTTACATGGACCACACCAATCAGCATAAAAATCAATTATTGCAGGTTTTTTTCCCTTAAAATCCCACTCTTTATTATTTTTATAATCAAAAACCTTATCAATAAATTCCTGTTTAGTTAAACTAATTGCCATATTTTCTCCTAAATCACTCGATTTTTCATTATAACATAAATACAATATATACAATATAATTAATAAAGGATTACATATAGAAATGAACTTAATATTAATCAACCCAGATGAACTTAAAAACGGATTAATACTCAATGATTCAAGAGTAAAACACATTAATGAGATATTAAAACTTAAAAATAATGAAACATTTAAATTTGGTATTATTGGGGAAGAACACATCTACTCATGCGTATATCAAAAAGATATAAAACTTTTTTTTAGAGAAAATCATAAAATAGCAAAGTCAAATAAACTAAAAAAGTTAAAAGTAATAATTGGTTTAGTGCGACCAATTGCAGCAAAAAGAATAATCACACATCTTGGAAGCATCGGAATATCTGAACTGATTTTTTTTAATGCTTTACTTAGCGAAAAATCTTATTCATTTTCCAAACTCTTTAAAGAAAGGGAATATGAAAAATATCTAATAGAAGGTGCCATGCAAGGTGGAATTACCTACATACCAAAAGTCAAAATTCTTAATAATCTAAGAGAAGTTTTAAAGAACACAGAATATGAGGGATCTAATACCACAAAAATATTACTTGAAAGAGAAAGCAAAAACAAATTAGTTGACTTAAATATAAAAACAAAGAATACGGTTGTTATTATTGGCCCAGAAAGAGGATTTATAACAAAAGAAATAAACTTAATCAAAGAATTTAATTTTAATGCCTATAACATTTCATCAAATATTTTAAGAACAGAAACGGCCACAATCGTAGCATCAGTTATTATCACATCAAAAATGAATAGTAAATAATATTCTTAACATCTTAAATATGTATCAAATAAATAATCACATTATCAAACATTTCACTTTTAAAGTAAATTTAAAAGTGAAAAAAAATATAAATAAAGCAAACAAACTCAGTTTACTACTGTTTGATTCACAAGCCTATCATAAATATAAAGTTCAATTATCGAACCTTTTAATGCCTCATAAGGCAATTTAATAAGTCCGCCCTTAGATCTAAAAGAATAAAGCAAAAAACTACTTCCACTAGGATCCTTGATCTTAACCATTATATCCACACTAGATGGGTACATATCCAATTTATAAGTCAAAAACCCAAAAACATCTGTATCATTACTCCTTGGTTTATTAATAGTAATTGTTAATTTATCAAAATTTTTAATCTTATTACCGGGGGATAAAGATTGAAAAATAACACTTCCAAAATCACTGCCACTTGACAAATTTATATCAAAATCAATCTCATCATTTAAAAGAGAAATAATCGCATCTTTATAATAAAGACCAATATAATTTTTTGCATATTTAACAGAGGGTTCTTCTTGCCCCTTGCTTACTAAAAATTGAAGATCAACTAAGCTTGAAATCTTAGTACCTGGAGATGGTTCCTGACGGATTATTGTCCCCTTTGGAAGAGTACTCTCAATTTCAATGGGTTTTAACAAATGATAAAACATCCTGTTATTATTAATTGAATTGGCTTTTAAATTAATAAGCACATCATCAATATTTTTTCCAATAAAACTATCAACCTTATTAATCACAGCTCCTTTACTAATAAAGATCTTAACCTTACTATCAAGTCTTAAAACAGTACCTGCCTTAGGATTTTGATCTATTACCTTTCCCTTATCAAGAGAAGTCGATGAAAATTTAAGTTCAACATAAGGAATAAGTTCTTTATTTTGAAGCTCAGTAATTGCATCTTCAAGATAAAGTTCACTAAGATTTGGAACAACAACAATATCATTGCTTTTTAAAAAAATAAAAAATATTGCACACGAAATAATTAAGGAACCAAAAATAGTAAGTATTAAACCCTTAGCTACATGTTTGGGCAAAGTGAGAACTTTGTTATCTAAATTTTCATTATATTTACACAAATTATTACTACTATTTAAATTCTTATCATCTAAAAAATTTTTATTATGTGGTGGTCTGTTATCACTCAATACTATATCATCTCCTTATATCCTTATATTTAAGATTTAAGAAAAATTTTACCTATTAAATCTCTATTTCCATTATAAAAAGACTTATAATTTAAAACCTTTTTCCCAGATCTTTGAAGTTCTAATAACAATAAAATTCCATCTTCTGTCTTCACTAAAATACCTTTACTAGGATCAAATGAAACAATTTTTCCTATTGCCTGATCACTATAATCAGTAGTCTTTATAAAGTCAGCTCTATGAAAAATAATTTCATCTTTATCAAGCTTAGCTCTTGCAAGTGGCCAAGGATTGCAAGCATTAATCTTATTTTTAATCTCAAAGGCACTCAAATTAAAATTAAGCATTCTATGTTGCTTATCGAAAAAAGAACAATATGTTGCCTTGCTTGAATCTTGAACAATGCCAATATGTCCTTTGTTCAGTTTACTTAAAGCTTCCAAAACAAGATTAAAGCTATTTAAAGAAACATATTTAAAGATATCAGCAGTTGTATTAAAACTCTTTATCTCAAACTGACTCTGTGCTAAAATGTTGCCACTATCCATCTCCAAAGCCATTTTTTGAACAGTAATCCCTCCAATAGCATCACCATTTAAAATAGCGGTTTGAATGGGGGAAGGTCCTCTATATTTTGGTAAAAGAGAAGGATGAATATTAATACAACCCATTGGGAAAATATCTAAAAATTCTTGCCTAAATATCTTTCCATAAGAAAAAACTAACATAAGATCGGGTTTTAATTTCTTAACCATTCCTATTACATCAGAATTAAGTACAACGGGATCTAAAACAGTAATATTCCTATTAATAGCCTCAACTTTAATGTCATTAACTTTTAAAAAGAGACCACGACCACTAGGCTTATCAGGAACAGTTAGCACACCAACTACATTATAATGATCTGAGACTTTCCTTAAAACCTCTAAAGCAATACTGTCAGAACTTGCAAAAAAAATCCTCAAGTTTTAACAAACCTCCTTTTTTTCATATAAGACTTCAATAAGTTATTCCTAAGTTTATCCTCATAATAATCAATAAAAAGCACACCTTTTAAATGATCCATTTCATGCTGAACAATTCTGGCTAACAAACCTGAACTTTCAATCTTAAAAAACTCACCATTGTCATCATAAGCTTCAACTATAATAGATTTTGGCCTCAAGAGATCATAATAAACTCCAGGAATACTCAAACAACCTTCTTTATAAAGAGCAAGTTCAAAAGAAGTTTCCGTTATCAAAGGATTAATAAAAATTAAAGGTTTTGACATTGCATTTTCTCTGACCACAAAAATAGACAAATCAAGACCTACCTGAGGTGCTGCCAGCCCAACACCATTCTTAGCATCCATCAAATTTACCATTTTAAAAGCAGTATTTCTAAGTTCATTATCAATATTTAAAACTGCCTTTGTCTTTATTCGCAATAGATCATTAGGATAACAAACTATTTTCATAAAACCCTCAAAAAAAATTCAAACTATAACTTTATTTGTCCAAAAAGCTTCCATTCCTCATTTTCTGCTTCTGAGAAATAAATACTACCTTTCCTAGACTTAGGAAAAGCGTAAAGTTTACCCTCATTTTCATCCTTAAATACTAAAAATTCCTTAAGCTCTATTTTTGAAGGAAGGAGTTTTTTGTCTTGACCATTCATTTTTAATCTCCAATGACCGTCCAATGTTTTATAAAAAAAAACTTTGTCATCAAGAGTATTAATTTCATAATTATTCTTTTTATGAATAATATCATCTAATTTAGAAACTCCCAAAGCATAATTTAAAAACTCTTGATTGCACTGAACAGTATCCCTAATAGAACCAACATACGCGGCTTTAATTTGCTCACTCTGTGAATCAACAAAAAACAAGGTGGGACTTTTTTTTAAATTAATCTCACCAAAAATTTCATTATTCACATCAATAATTAAAAAAACATTATTTTTAGCAATAGCCTTAAGAAGGTTATCATCTCCAAACGACTTCAAAAAATCTCCTATCAAATTATCTTTAATATCTTTTCCAACCAATATTAAAACATTTTTATGTAAATTTCGGGCCTCATCCATAGCATTCTTATAAGAATCGTGAAAAATAATATCCGATGACAGCGAAAATAAATGCACAAAACCAAAAGTAATAAATATTACAAATAAGCTTACAAATCTCATATCTTACTAGTTAATATCTCTAAAAATTTCAGCTCATCACCACTAAGATATTCTTTCAAACTAGAATATATAAATTCATGATAACCATTAATATAGTCTAATTCATCCTTTGAAAGCATTTCAGTAACTATTAATTCTTTTTCAAAAGGTACAAGGGTTAAATTCTCAAACTCCAAAAAAGTTCCAAATTCATTTGAATAACTTTGCTTCACAAAAACTAAATTTTCAGTTCTAATTCCATATTCAGAATCTCGATAGAGCCCAGGCTCAATTGAAGCAACTTCAGAACCTTTAAAAGAATAAGTAGACAAAGGACTAATAGAAACAGGAAGTTCGTGAACATTAAGAAAAAAGCCTACTCCATGACCTGTTCCATGAGCAAAATTTAATCCTTGCTTTAGCAAAGGAAATCGAGCAATACCATCAAGAGAAGAACCTAAAGTCCCAAATGGAAATTTTAAAGACGCAAGAGCAATAAAAGACTTAAGGACTAAAGTATAATCTTCCCTCTCTTTACAAGATGCTTCTCCAATTAAAATGGTTCTTGTAACGTCTGTTGTACCAAGTTCAAGGTAAGAACCTCCAGAATCTATTAAAAGCAATCCATTACCATCAAGATTTTTAGCTCCTTTTGTAGGTCGATAATGAGGCAAGGCCGCATTTTCTTTAAATCCAACTATCGAATCAAAACTAGAACTAAAAAATTCATCTCTTGCTGTCCTAAAATTTAACAGCATATTTACAACATCAATCTCATCTAACTCAGAAAGCTCATCTTTGCTTAAATTCTTAAATTTATACAAAAATTTAATCAAACTCACAGCATCAATAATATGAGCCTCTTTCATCTTACTAATCTCATAATCTGATTTTATTGCCTTAAGTTCATTAACAATACTCTCTCCAAGTACTGCATTTGGTTTACCAATAGATTCCAATATTTTAACATTACTTTCAACTGGTATAAAAAATTTCCCTTCATGATTAATCTCTGCTAAAAACGAATAAAAATTATTATAATCTTCAATCTCAAAACCTTCGGCCTCGAAGCTCTCTCTTAACTCAGAACCAAGTTTATCAATATGAACAAAAAGAACATTCTTATATCTCTCACTTCTAGCAATAAACAAAAAAGCATAAAATAAAGCCGATGATTCAATATCCAAACCTCTTAAATTTAAAAGCCAAGCTATTTCATCCAAAGAGCTTATAATACAAAAATCAATTGCCTTTTCTTCTAATTTTGCATTAACTTTATCAAGCTTATCCGTTCTTTTATCGATTTTTTGAGCTCCACTCAATTCAAATATCTTATTGCTTTCTAAATCGGGTCTATCCTGCCAAATTTTAGAAACTAAATCTTCATGTAAGATCTCAATATCTGTATGTCTACAATTTTTAACCAAATCATTATAAAACTTTATATTAACATCTTCAGAATAAATCCCAAGCCTTAAGCCCTTAAGATTTGCATTTATGTAACCAAAAATATCCGGATACCCTTTAACTCCAAGCTTCATCAATTTAAACTCGGTTCCTTCAAGTTCACTCGATGCTTGTAAAAAATACCTACCATCTGTAAAAAGCACTGCCTCTGTTTCTGTAATAATTACTGTCCCAGCACTTCCTGTAAATCCTGTAATAAATTCACGAATATTAAATCTAACATGAGAATATTCACTCATATGTGGATCATAACTTGCTATTAAATATGCATCGATTTCACTCTTCATCATCAAATTTCTCAAAGAAAATATTTTTGTACTAATTCCCATAAAAGCAAGCTCCTTAGACTTTAAAAAGTAACTTTTATTTAATTATAACAAATAATTCAATTTTAAAAAATTTCTTTATTTGTTATAATTAAACCCAACGGTAAAATCAAAGGACAAAAGTATGAAAGATATTAAGGCTGTTATTTCTGATCTTGATGGCACACTTCTGCTCTCAAATAGCCAGATAGGAGCTTTTAGTGAGATTGTAATAAAAAAACTAACAAAAGAAAACAAAAAGTTTATTATTGCAACAGGAAGAAGTAAAAATGAAATAATTTCTCTTACAGAACACTTAAACTCACATGTTTCATTTTTTATAACATTAAATGGAGCAAGAGTCTACAATAATCAATGGCAATTAATAAGTAGTTATGATTTGTCCTCTGAAATTGTAAATGAGATTTTAAATCTCAGAGAGAACAAATACAAAGATATGCCCCATTTTTTACAGAAATCTGAAGATATAGATGAAAGACTTTACGCTGATAACATAACTAAAAATGCCATCAATAATATATTTAAAAAACATGCATTGTTAAGGAAACACAAATATATAGAATATGAACTAAAAGATATAGGTATAAAATATCATGAAATCAAAAGTTTTAGAGAAATGAAAAATTTTAACAATATAGCAAAAATTTTATTACTGCATGATGAAGAACCACAATTAATAAAATACGAAGCAATAATTTTAGAAAAATACAGAAAAGAAATAAATGCTTATTTATCAACACCACACTCACTTGAAATTGTTAATAACAGAGTTTCAAAGGGAAGTGCATTAAAAGACGTCCTTAAAAGCATTAATATTAATTTAAATGAAGCAATTGCATTCGGAGATGGGTTTAATGATGTTGACATGCTAGAAAATGTAAACAAAGGATTATTAATGGGTAATGCAAATTATAGACTAAAAAAAATGTTATCGTATTTAGAAATAATAGGGACTAATGATAATGAAGCTGTTGCACATTACATTAATGACAACATTTTAGAAGAACCTGTATAGCATAGGACATAATATGAAAACAGACTTAATAAAATATGCAGAGCTCATTATCTTAAAAGGAATTAACTTACAAAAGAATCAATGTGTACTTATTACAGGTGCAATTGAAAATTATGAATTTTTAAAAATTCTAGCACAAAAAGCTTATGAGTCTGGGGCAAAATACGTAGAATTAAATATTGAAGACACTGACATTTTAAAAACCAGATTAAAATCATCACCAGAAGATCTCTTAGAGTTTATTCCAGATTTCAAGCATAAATTTTTTGAAGAAATGGTAAATGAAAAATGGGCAAAGATACGAATTGATAACACAGAAAATTTAGACACATTGAAAGATAATGACAGTAAAAAAATATCAAAATACTTTAAAGCACTAAATATAGCATCAAGGAAAGTTTCAAGTGCAATAATGAATAACGAATTAGCATGGTGCATAATTTGTGCTCCAGGTCCAAAATGGGCTGCAAAAGTTTTAAATAAACCTGAAAGTCAAGAAACATTAGAAGAATTCTTTAAAATTCAAAAAAAAATCATGTTACTTGACTCAAAAGATCCAATAAAAACCTGGGAAGACCATGGAAAAAAACTTCATAAAAGATGCGCAATCCTAAATAAACTCAAATTAGAAAAAATAATTTTTAAAAACCAGAAAACAAATCTAGAAATATATCTTCTAGAAAGTTCTATTTGGACAGGAGGAAGTGAAAAAATAAGAGGCACGAATATTGAATTTAATGCAAATATGCCTACTGAAGAGGTTTTTACAACTCCTAATTACAAAAAAACAAATGGAATCATGTATGTCACCCGTCCAGTAACGGTACTTGGAAACTTAATAACCGGAATATGGCTAGAATTCAGAAAAGGAAAAGTAATTAACTTTGGATGTGACAATGAACAATCAAGAAACATATTAAAAAGACATATGGAAACTGACATGCAAGCACAATATATTGGAGAAGTTGCATTAGTAGACTGTAACTCTCCAATATACCAAAGTGGTTTAACGTTTTACAATATACTATACGATGAAAATGCAAGTTGCCACATTGCACTGGGAAATGCATATCCCTCTTGTTTAAGAAACGGACAAGAACTAAAGACTGATGCTGAAAAATTAGATTATGGCTGTAATGTCTCTTTAATTCATACAGACTTTATGATTGGTAGTAATGACATAAACGTTATTGGCATTGACAAATCAAGAAAAGAACATACAATAATACAAAATGGACAATTCGTAATATAAAACGGAGTAATCAAATCATGATAAAAGAGTTATTCACAAATGACCTTTTCTTGTCTTGTTTCGTTTCAGGCATTGTTGCACAAATGATTAAATATATTATTCAAGCAATGAAGACAAAAAAATTCAAAACAAATCCAAAATACCTTTTAAAAAGCATTTTCTTGGAAACAGGAGGAATGCCCAGCAGTCACTCTTCAACAGTAACAGCTCTTGCCACATCAATATTAATAACAGAAGGAATAGATACTAACTTTATTATTGCTCTGGCTTTTGCTTTAATAACAATAAGAGATTCATTTGGAGTCAGATACATGGCAGGGGTTCAAGCAGAATATCTAAACGCTTTGTCAGAACAATTAAAAATGAAAATCAAAATTGAACCTTTAAAAATCAAAGTGGTTAAGGGACACAAAAAAAAGGAAGTATTTACAGGAATACTTATTGGCATAATTTCTGCATGGGTAATATGTAGCAGAATAATATAAATAACAGATTATAAAGGAAAAAATGAAACTACCAAAATTTTTACATATACTGTTAATACTATTACTAATTTCTTGCAATATGGCAAAATTTGGAGATTATAAACCAATATATTTCAAAGGAGAAGAAGATTTAAAAACCGCAAATGACTACATAAACTCATTAGGATATAAAACAATATCTGAATATACAACAAAAGTAAATATATTAGACTTCCCCTATTTCAAAGAGATAACAATAGATAAATTAATTCACCTTAATGACTATGATCTTCGAAAAGATCTATTTTTAAAAAAATTATCTAGCCTCTTCAATATAGAAAAGAAAAAAATACTCTATGTCGAATCAGCATTCACCAGTAGCGATCTTAGAAAATTAAAGCAAGATCAAAAGATTGAAGCAGAAATGCACTCACTTAACTACAAAACTAAAATTAAATATTTCTCAAGCATAACATTCATAACAATTATAATACTTTTATTACTATTAAACATCAAATATGCACCCTTTATAATCCTTTTTCTAATAAGTTCATGTACGATATTCATATTTAGCGATGAAATACTATATTTTTATCCTTTAACTATACTCTCTTACCTATTATTTACATTAATTGATAATTTTAATAAAAATTACAATAAAATATACCTAAGGGATATTAGCTTT harbors:
- the fmt gene encoding methionyl-tRNA formyltransferase, translating into MRIFFASSDSIALEVLRKVSDHYNVVGVLTVPDKPSGRGLFLKVNDIKVEAINRNITVLDPVVLNSDVIGMVKKLKPDLMLVFSYGKIFRQEFLDIFPMGCINIHPSLLPKYRGPSPIQTAILNGDAIGGITVQKMALEMDSGNILAQSQFEIKSFNTTADIFKYVSLNSFNLVLEALSKLNKGHIGIVQDSSKATYCSFFDKQHRMLNFNLSAFEIKNKINACNPWPLARAKLDKDEIIFHRADFIKTTDYSDQAIGKIVSFDPSKGILVKTEDGILLLLELQRSGKKVLNYKSFYNGNRDLIGKIFLKS
- the trxA gene encoding thioredoxin produces the protein MAISLTKQEFIDKVFDYKNNKEWDFKGKKPAIIDFYADWCGPCKMLAPIYDELSKEYGDRIDFYKINTDKEQEISMALGVQSLPTIIFVPVGEKPKVSVGFIQKDSFEDAIKDLFKV
- a CDS encoding hemolysin family protein, which gives rise to MFKFLSFKNKKIRDDDCKNIEEKSKFETSLLKNFNSLKETIVKEIMIPRISVVFVDYSGSKDEILKVVTSSNHSRFPVYRETIDDIIGIIHTKDILLHMWKRDFYEIDLRDIMRKVMFVPESKKIDSLLKEFQENHVHIAIVVDEYGGVAGLVTLEDILEEIVGDIQDEFDNELDEIVPLDDGSYLCTARVLIEDLNEKLGLSLPDGDFDTLGGFVYDLFGRIPLKNEKIKYNNLTFTIKNMHQRNIKVIKISQKEGL
- the def gene encoding peptide deformylase codes for the protein MKIVCYPNDLLRIKTKAVLNIDNELRNTAFKMVNLMDAKNGVGLAAPQVGLDLSIFVVRENAMSKPLIFINPLITETSFELALYKEGCLSIPGVYYDLLRPKSIIVEAYDDNGEFFKIESSGLLARIVQHEMDHLKGVLFIDYYEDKLRNNLLKSYMKKRRFVKT
- the ybeY gene encoding rRNA maturation RNase YbeY, with the translated sequence MIKEELNLWAEGVEFKHWDAYYNFILSVLDFLYIKEYELSVILCNNEYIQKLNSQFRQKSEPTDVLSFNYLEESGQIDHKIQGDLIISLEYLEFSSLEFNVELYDELQRNTIHGILHLIGYTHKTNDFQNEEMLIIQEKVLRETRRVF
- a CDS encoding tetratricopeptide repeat protein, yielding MNLKRFLTMLLIFNLNFGSLIGDTTTAIKYYQKAQTYYLMQKYYDAIDELLEAVKINPNYYEAYKFIAEIYYLLKIYNQAQFFIEKAYKMSNGDTEYKILYANILLKNNGTAQAKKFYSEVLAKQKNNIDALVGLASIFEEEGLLIAAANYYLSILEYNQTNYNAFERLMSIYEKLNMNDKAQHLINKVRGNFTSLPDFHKRVAEFSIKTNSLGVAEKYAQNYLMLVRTTYRDFGLVDAYRLLALVYLYQSKYEDATDFLQKAILVDQNSDELYYLLGYSYLKLEKVDKAVLNFERSKSMKKDLEFYDIALEESFFVSNFRSSFQKNNGANIGISKRYENEGLKAFKNLNLDRAVFNVRNAIDIYPDNDSARFLLAKIYKFMKLDVMAYEELYYLIEHRKVTDTKILDFYDVVAFEIRSSLFFKYGYKTIGDLNRLYNNQTVYRVGIFTQNENKVFGANDLILKYAERILDRNLNIEVVNYRFDYNKDKDYLVSSFSEEFSYARNNNLDLFLMFDLDVDVFKNSANLRVDIFSGKTGVKVKSFDYNSGGVLYLSDILSSFSRDFNDYLPKKGEILQIKRDDVLINLGHVNDVKKGDVFLVLKEGALKYTSDSSSFISYSKSDILGEISIEEIGDYISRGLLKAPTLLRDYIQEGYTVFIKK
- a CDS encoding 16S rRNA (uracil(1498)-N(3))-methyltransferase, producing the protein MNLILINPDELKNGLILNDSRVKHINEILKLKNNETFKFGIIGEEHIYSCVYQKDIKLFFRENHKIAKSNKLKKLKVIIGLVRPIAAKRIITHLGSIGISELIFFNALLSEKSYSFSKLFKEREYEKYLIEGAMQGGITYIPKVKILNNLREVLKNTEYEGSNTTKILLERESKNKLVDLNIKTKNTVVIIGPERGFITKEINLIKEFNFNAYNISSNILRTETATIVASVIITSKMNSK
- a CDS encoding PASTA domain-containing protein, with product MSDNRPPHNKNFLDDKNLNSSNNLCKYNENLDNKVLTLPKHVAKGLILTIFGSLIISCAIFFIFLKSNDIVVVPNLSELYLEDAITELQNKELIPYVELKFSSTSLDKGKVIDQNPKAGTVLRLDSKVKIFISKGAVINKVDSFIGKNIDDVLINLKANSINNNRMFYHLLKPIEIESTLPKGTIIRQEPSPGTKISSLVDLQFLVSKGQEEPSVKYAKNYIGLYYKDAIISLLNDEIDFDINLSSGSDFGSVIFQSLSPGNKIKNFDKLTITINKPRSNDTDVFGFLTYKLDMYPSSVDIMVKIKDPSGSSFLLYSFRSKGGLIKLPYEALKGSIIELYIYDRLVNQTVVN